One Clupea harengus chromosome 3, Ch_v2.0.2, whole genome shotgun sequence DNA window includes the following coding sequences:
- the LOC116219043 gene encoding inner centromere protein: protein MSLRATSHGDMQALSLGKTPVLDGGLYKSYSLSSSNMNGSGRFGKDRMEEIKEISKPSLTSRRPVRVVRPISAGGTFLQLNHLQGELECEDLKNENKYLSNEIYMERIMMRTENELTMRNLRNLNQELQAQVKELKQKLHLGQQRATLCSRAAEDADLKREEAEKSRMLAEARAIDSRQEMDLALDNRAKLNDELQQLKKEHTDVQLLLAKAEKNYFETKLKLDRISSEKQVLLEENRGLEEERNNLRHRLKGLTEENVKIKEKEVSSRRRALAAEEQSERSSKAQQEAEQGRRVAEEEREHRTSECLGWREKHQAAENILRAQEDLRAQRRNKACQANIKNYFLCMTESDQRVKILKNSDGAPRNFTEGDPVYISTPEPANDDTETSSSSRCDHPSFIHIIQ from the exons ATGTCCCTGAGGGCCACCTCCCATGGGGACatgcaggctctctctctggggaAAACCCCAGTCCTGGATGGGGGGCTGTACAAGTCTTACTCCCTGAGCAGCAGCAACATGAACGGTAGCGGCCGCTTTGGGAAAGACAGGATGGAGGAGATCAAGGAGATCTCCAAGCCCTCCCTCACCAGTCGCAGGCCTGTTCGAGTGGTTAGGCCGATCAGCGCAGGGGGCACTTTCCTTCAGCTCAACCACCTCCAGGGGGAAttg GAATGTGAGGACCTAAAGAACGAGAATAAGTACCTGTCTAACGAAATTTACATGGAGAGGATCATGATGAGGACTGAGAACGAGCTCACCATGAGGAACCTACGGAACCTTAACCAGGAGCTGCAGGCCCAAGTGAAAGAA CTGAAACAGAAGCTCCACCTGGGCCAGCAGAGGGCGACACTGTGCTCACGGGCAGCCGAGGACGCAGATCTGAAGCGTGAAGAAGCAGAGAAGAGCCGAATGCTGGCTGAGGCACGAGCGATAGACAGTCGTCAGGAGATGGACCTGGCGCTGGACAACAGGGCCAAACTGAATGATGAGCTGCAGCAGCTCAAGAAAGAG CACACAGATGTTCAGCTCTTGTTAGCCAAAGCAGAGAAGAACTACTTTGAGACCAAGCTGAAGCTGGACAGAATATCCTCTGAGAAGCAGGTTCTGCTGGAGGAGAACCGAGGactggaagaggagaggaacaacCTGCGGCACCGGCTGAAGGGACTGACAGAGGAGAATGTGAAGATCAAAGAGAA GGAGGTGAGCTCCAGACGCAGAGCTCTTGCTGCAGAGGAGCAGAGCGAGAGGTCCAGCAAAGCCCAGCAGGAGGCCGAGCAGGGGCGGagggtggcggaggaggagcgGGAGCACCGCACCAGTGAGTGCCTGGGCTGGAGGGAGAAGCACCAGGCTGCGGAGAACATCCTCAGGGCTCAGGAGGACCTCAGGGCCCAGCGGAGGAACAAAGCA TGTCAGGCAAACATCAAGAACTACTTCCTGTGCATGACTGAAAGTGACCAGAGGGTTAAAATCCTGAAGAACTCAGATGGGGCTCCAAGGAACTTCACG GAAGGAGATCCTGTGTACATCTCCACACCAGAACCAGCCAACGATGACACTGAGACAAGCTCGTCATCAAGGTGCGATCACCCGTCGTTCATCCACATAATTCAGTAA
- the lyve1b gene encoding lymphatic vessel endothelial hyaluronic receptor 1b isoform X1, whose product MARHWTTSCLLLCAGAFCALALDLSQVQVTTRKTISGVFMVTLNNQYSFNASVASEACKALHANIATQAQVEMALLNGLEMCRFGWVEEKIVVVPRIQASPKCGNNKIGLVTWRAAESKAFDAFCFNADTVTTLRASTASIPTTERPDRSTSPQHPATFPPFLITSTLAKRLPVTTPTFTRSSLSPSILPPFSSKAPEHPPKSTSSSQFTYKALHTTTVTTTTTTRLPSSSPPSIPSSSSSSSLSPPVHTGDLAPSHSNYPEKSNVGAAPIAILTTAVLVLGILAGTAVYYKKKGRSLPFQRPAQEKGAAETEMFKHFRERDLKRRQSGGDGERSRKCSSDITLLMEQEAKAEIA is encoded by the exons ATGGCCAGACATTGGACTACTTCATGCCTCCTGCTGTGCGCCGGGGCTTTCTGTGCGCTTGCATTGGATCTTTCACAGGTTCAAG TGACAACCAGAAAGACTATATCAGGGGTGTTCATGGTCACGCTGAATAATCAGTACAGCTTTAACGCCTCGGTGGCCAGTGAAGCGTGTAAAGCTCTGCACGCAAACATCGCAACCCAAGCTCAGGTGGAGATGGCTCTCCTGAATGGCCTGGAGATGTGCAG ATTTGGCTGGGTGGAGGAGAAGATTGTAGTTGTCCCACGCATTCAGGCCAGCCCAAAGTGTGGCAACAACAAAATTGGACTTGTCACTTGGCGGGCAGCTGAAAGCAAAGCTTTTGATGCGTTTTGCTTCAACGCTG ACACAGTGACAACCCTGAGAGCCTCGACAGCTAGCATTCCGACCACGGAGAGACCGGACAGAAGCACTTCCCCTCAGCATCCTGCTACATTTCCACCTTTCCTTATCACCTCCACTCTGGCCAAGAGGCTCCCTGTCACCACTCCTACCTTCACacgctcctctctttctccctcaatcCTTCCCCCGTTCTCAAGCAAAGCTCCTGAACATCCCCCAAAATCCACCTCCTCATCTCAGTTCACTTATAAAGCACTCCACACAACTactgtcaccaccaccaccaccactcgtctaccatcttcctctcctccttccattccttcctcctcctcctcctcctctctctcacctccagtGCACACAGGTGATCTCGCTCCATCTCATTCAAACTACCCCGAAAAATCTAACGTAGGAG CAGCACCTATTGCGATCCTTACCACAGCGGTTCTAGTTCTTGGCATATTAGCTGGGACAGCCGTGTATTACAAGAA AAAAGGAAGGAGTCTCCCGTTCCAGAGGCCGGCGCAGGAGAAAGGAGCTGCTGAGACAGAGATGTTCAAGCACTTCCGGGAGCGCGACCTGAAGCGCCGCCAatcaggaggagatggagagagaagcaggaaatGCTCCAGTGACATCACTCTCCTCATGGAGCAGGAAGCCAAAGCAGAGATAGCATAG
- the lyve1b gene encoding lymphatic vessel endothelial hyaluronic receptor 1b isoform X2 encodes MARHWTTSCLLLCAGAFCALALDLSQVQVTTRKTISGVFMVTLNNQYSFNASVASEACKALHANIATQAQVEMALLNGLEMCRFGWVEEKIVVVPRIQASPKCGNNKIGLVTWRAAESKAFDAFCFNADTVTTLRASTASIPTTERPDRSTSPQHPATFPPFLITSTLAKRLPVTTPTFTRSSLSPSILPPFSSKAPEHPPKSTSSSQFTYKALHTTTVTTTTTTRLPSSSPPSIPSSSSSSSLSPPVHTGDLAPSHSNYPEKSNVGAPIAILTTAVLVLGILAGTAVYYKKKGRSLPFQRPAQEKGAAETEMFKHFRERDLKRRQSGGDGERSRKCSSDITLLMEQEAKAEIA; translated from the exons ATGGCCAGACATTGGACTACTTCATGCCTCCTGCTGTGCGCCGGGGCTTTCTGTGCGCTTGCATTGGATCTTTCACAGGTTCAAG TGACAACCAGAAAGACTATATCAGGGGTGTTCATGGTCACGCTGAATAATCAGTACAGCTTTAACGCCTCGGTGGCCAGTGAAGCGTGTAAAGCTCTGCACGCAAACATCGCAACCCAAGCTCAGGTGGAGATGGCTCTCCTGAATGGCCTGGAGATGTGCAG ATTTGGCTGGGTGGAGGAGAAGATTGTAGTTGTCCCACGCATTCAGGCCAGCCCAAAGTGTGGCAACAACAAAATTGGACTTGTCACTTGGCGGGCAGCTGAAAGCAAAGCTTTTGATGCGTTTTGCTTCAACGCTG ACACAGTGACAACCCTGAGAGCCTCGACAGCTAGCATTCCGACCACGGAGAGACCGGACAGAAGCACTTCCCCTCAGCATCCTGCTACATTTCCACCTTTCCTTATCACCTCCACTCTGGCCAAGAGGCTCCCTGTCACCACTCCTACCTTCACacgctcctctctttctccctcaatcCTTCCCCCGTTCTCAAGCAAAGCTCCTGAACATCCCCCAAAATCCACCTCCTCATCTCAGTTCACTTATAAAGCACTCCACACAACTactgtcaccaccaccaccaccactcgtctaccatcttcctctcctccttccattccttcctcctcctcctcctcctctctctcacctccagtGCACACAGGTGATCTCGCTCCATCTCATTCAAACTACCCCGAAAAATCTAACGTAGGAG CACCTATTGCGATCCTTACCACAGCGGTTCTAGTTCTTGGCATATTAGCTGGGACAGCCGTGTATTACAAGAA AAAAGGAAGGAGTCTCCCGTTCCAGAGGCCGGCGCAGGAGAAAGGAGCTGCTGAGACAGAGATGTTCAAGCACTTCCGGGAGCGCGACCTGAAGCGCCGCCAatcaggaggagatggagagagaagcaggaaatGCTCCAGTGACATCACTCTCCTCATGGAGCAGGAAGCCAAAGCAGAGATAGCATAG
- the LOC105898043 gene encoding uncharacterized protein LOC105898043, whose protein sequence is MRTKRFDADLDHMNLSPMIRHLVENMTEEHWRIVREALCVPRTKEEVGHLCAIIVKKVVQTAHYYLLPVLSEILGVPVAYVCGMTRSGQHTFWVSTSEAKRPEGSSLRQGSQGITNEMLLAAAKKEVDEIFRESVRIVSGLDPVVPALPEGYSSISEKNVDLTASCTIKDFDSGPTTAPMMAEDAKASGLSQSIPLLNQFTDTEFQQRASKQVSEVLLKTLENESPIEEFAEDDEESNAKAESQTDLCRVHAIFPSGPLSESLAVDLVGDIIESMKDKVSGQEVHSTSYDVVGCVIEGMKDLLEKTRALGTVVPMKRIYRTTSQRMFNAIQNMVGKLFCKSFHSDSKKKMTVASAINVTSQVIVSMQSELPDLKTAGNLEQVELIDKILSAMLNEVQVIDIETETDRSQSPGLPLSHSSVSFHSEIDDQAKLPGTSVLPEVFIERISPLLTHTFVDMDAASLSPGCANETISSVLDTILEWEKRVPITGRLEKLITETQIGQYSCDIADRVHKTLKGYHGLQTISVPVGKSLSDSILCKLTSRAEGKNEIPSGFVYSYVEEAVKRLLLSCLFPSASSENQELLQNNLETSKSSPEVFGSTMNVFTQVMTNEVMVALSTELKENVSSDLKELVKEDQKLLDKQAQDTKTRSSTTNSNNLPPRTFDEHTDLMQNSQCEGVTSSCHLRLLESNKKDYASLVSMLVIRLLKKVNSLHQDIGTHQDGLPDNVLDMSRDLIRKILSELDTAFGMTGDETYPKDVNFHQIYRNVYKELTRQFGSEDVLRFALESQDQSFESSLVETLTKEITKTCSQTSIPASTHLPPIQPTVGQDQGKEKTRNKMFPVWLKMPTIKSKKPKRGSQSLLVSQASPVANTKLSETLAEVTKAPVSAGPLEMPQEEETVGCCFFRMPKFKFSFKVEFSFYTRCYCNFRHYVY, encoded by the exons ATGAGGACCAAAAGGTTTGATGCAG ATCTGGATCATATGAACCTCTCCCCCATGATACGCCACCTTGTGGAGAACATGACAGAAGA GCATTGGAGAATTGTCCGTGAGGCtctatgtgtgcct AGGACCAAAGAAGAAGTTGGCCATCTTTGTGCTATCATAGTGAAGAAAGTAGTCCAGACTGCTCATTATTACCTGCTCCCAGTCCTCAGTGAAATTCTGGGTGTTCCTGTCGCATACGTATGTGGAATGACAAGATCAGGGCAACACACATTTTG GGTAAGCACCTCAGAGGCCAAGAGACCTGAAGGATCATCTCTACGCCAAGGATCTCAGGGGATAACAAATGAAATGCTCTTGGCAGCAGCCAAGAAAGAAGTCGATGAGATTTTTCGAGAATCTGTCAGAATAGTCAGTGGTTTGGATCCAGTTGTGCCTGCCTTACCAGAGGGATATTCTTCCATCTCCGAAAAGAATGTGGATTTGACAGCCTCATGCACCATTAAGGACTTTGACTCTGGTCCTACTACAGCACCTATGATGGCTGAGGACGCTAAAGCCTCAGGACTATCACAATCCATCCCCTTGCTCAACCAGTTTACCGACACTGAATTTCAACAAAGGGCATCAAAGCAAGTGAGTGAGGTTTTGCTCAAAACTCTTGAGAATGAATCCCCAATTGAGGAATTTGCTGAAGATGACGAGGAATCAAACGCCAAAGCAGAAAGTCAAACAGACCTCTGTAGGGTTCATGCTATCTTTCCATCTGGTCCCCTGTCAGAGTCTCTTGCAGTTGATCTAGTTGGTGATATTATTGAATCCATGAAGGACAAAGTCTCTGGCCAAGAGGTTCATTCAACATCATATGATGTTGTTGGATGTGTTATTGAAGGGATGAAAGATCTTTTGGAGAAAACACGAGCCCTAGGAACTGTTGTTCCAATGAAAAGGATCTACAGGACAACATCTCAAAGAATGTTCAATGCAATTCAGAACATGGTGGGGAAATTGTTTTGCAAATCTTTTCACTCTGacagtaaaaagaaaatgacagtgGCTTCTGCCATCAATGTCACTAGCCAAGTAATTGTGTCCATGCAGAGTGAACTTCCCGATCTCAAGACGGCAGGAAATCTAGAGCAGGTAGAGCTGATTGATAAGATCCTTAGTGCTATGTTGAATGAAGTACAAGTGATTGACattgaaacagaaacagacaggtcACAAAGCCCTGGATTGCCATTGTCACACTCCTCAGTATCATTTCACTCAGAAATAGATGACCAAGCCAAACTCCCCGGTACTTCTGTTCTCCCTGAAGTGTTTATCGAAAGGATTTCCCCTCTTCTGACGCATACTTTTGTTGACATGGATGCTGCTTCATTGTCTCCTGGATGTGCAAATGAAACCATCAGTAGTGTGTTAGACACCATCTTAGAATGGGAAAAACGTGTACCCATCACTGGAAGACTGGAGAAATTGATCACTGAAACACAAATAGGTCAATATTCCTGTGATATTGCAGATCGAGTACATAAAACACTAAAAGGTTATCATGGTCTCCAGACCATTTCCGTGCCAGTTGGAAAGAGTCTTTCAGATTCTATTCTTTGCAAATTAACATCTAGAGCTGAGGGAAAGAATGAAATTCCATCAGGGTTCGTTTACAGTTATGTAGAGGAGGCTGTGAAGCGACTACTCCTGTCATGTTTGTTCCCCTCAGCATCTTCTGAGAATCAAGAACTTTTACAGAATAATCTAGagacctcaaaatcatcacctGAGGTGTTTGGAAGTACAATGAACGTATTCACACAAGTGATGACCAACGAAGTCATGGTGGCACTCTCCACAGAGTTAAAGGAAAATGTTTCTTCTGACTTGAAGGAATTAGTTAAGGAGGATCAGAAACTCTTAGACAAACAGGCACAGGACACTAAAACTAGATCATCCACCACTAACTCAAACAATCTGCCCCCTCGTACTTTTGACGAACATACAGATTTGATGCAAAATAGTCAGTGTGAAGGAGTCACCAGTTCATGTCACCTACGTCTGTTAGAGTCCAACAAGAAGGACTATGCCTCCTTGGTCTCCATGCTGGTCATTCGACTCCTGAAGAAAGTCAATAGCTTACACCAGGACATTGGCACCCACCAGGATGGACTTCCAGATAATGTGCTGGATATGTCCAGAGACTTGATTCGGAAGATTCTGTCTGAGCTCGATACAGCTTTTGGCATGACAGGCGATGAAACCTATCCTAAGGATGTGAATTTTCACCAGATTTACAGAAACGTTTACAAAGAACTTACTCGACAGTTTGGGTCTGAAGATGTGCTCCGTTTTGCCCTTGAATCACAAGATCAATCTTTTGAATCATCACTGGTAGAAACGCTAACAAAAGAGATAACAAAGACTTGTAGCCAAACCAGCATACCAGCTTCTACACATCTCCCTCCAATTCAACCTACAGTTGGACAAGAccaaggaaaggaaaagaccAGGAACAAAATGTTTCCAGTTTGGCTCAAGATGCCAACAATCAAATCGAAG AAACCAAAGAGAGGATCACAGAGTCTCCTTGTAAGCCAGGCCTCTCCTGTTGCAAACACTA AGCTCAGTGAGACGCTGGCTGAGGTCACCAAGGCTCCTGTATCTGCTGGCCCACTGGAGATGCCACAGGAGGAAGAGACCGTAGGGTGCTGTTTCTTCAGGATGCCGAAATTCAAGTTCTCCTTCAAGGTGGAGTTCAGTTTCTATACGAGATGTTATTGTAATTTTAGACATTATGTGTACTAA
- the eif4g2b gene encoding eukaryotic translation initiation factor 4 gamma 2b: protein MKFIDANVLASAPTSVTVNLVPKPPPSFSSSGSMDEDRFSPPHPLNIILLKILRCQAAKVESVIAEGGASRFSASSGGGGGRGAPQHYPKTVGNSEYLGKSPGPSVQRWVPSRSTRRDVNTSNEKERHDTIFRKVRGILNKLTPEKFDKLCLELLNVGVDSKLILKGVILLIVDKALEEPKYSSLYAQLCLRLAEDAPNFDGPSPEIQPSQKQSTTFRRLLISKLQDEFENRTKNVEIYEKQDNPLTSEEEEQRAIAKIKMLGNIKFIGELGKLDLIHESILHKCIKTLLEKKKRIQLKDMGEDLECLCQIMRTVGPRLDHEKARSLMDQYFGRMQSLMNNKDLPARIRFLLQDRVELRENNWVPRKAFIDNGPKTINQIRQDAVKDLGVFIPPMTQGMRMDFFLDGPFMPPRMKLDRETLGGLADMFGQMPGSGIGTGPGVIQDRFSPTLGRHRSNPLFNGHSGHMAAPPQAQFDLGAKPFMKSNQGQNQHFLNQNQTHASQQQAQSKDMAPRFIKKGALNADEISLRPAHLFPVNKNQVPKLQPQIPTMIPPSAQPPRTQTPPLGQPQLGLKTNPPVIQEKPQKTNKKPAPAKEELLKMTETVVTEYLNKKSMDDAVNGIREMKAPKHFLPEMLSKIIVCSLERSDEDKEQASALINTLRTEGLVSGENFMQALPNVLDQCPKIEVDIPLVKSYLAQFAARAVMTELVTVAELAHPLENGTHFPFFLLCLQQASKLKDREWLIDLFQQSKVNMQKMLPEIDQNKDRMLEILEGKGLSFLFPLLKLEKELLKQIKADPSPQAIYKWIKDNISPKLHTDKGFINILMTSFLQYISHEMGELDTEDQLSAPSKEQLDQEKQLLLAFKPVMQKFLHDHTDLQVSALYALQVHCNACSFPKGMLLRYYVNFYDMEIIEEEAFLAWKEDITQEFPGKGKALFQVNQWLTWLETAEEEESEEEGD from the exons ATCGtttttccccaccccaccctttgAACATTATTCTTTTGAAGATTCTTCGTTGTCAAGCCGCCAAAGTGGAGAGTGTGATTGCAGAAGGGGGTGCTTCTCGTTTCAG TGCTTCTTCAGGCGGAGGCGGAGGTAGGGGTGCACCTCAGCACTATCCCAAGACTGTCGGCAACAG CGAGTACCTGGGGAAGTCCCCAGGGCCTAGCGTTCAGAGATGGGTTCCTTCAAGAAGCACTAGACGAGATGTCAACACCTCCAACGAAAAAGAACGACATGATACCATATTCAGGAAAGTAAGAGG CATCCTTAATAAGCTGACCCCTGAGAAGTTTGACAAGCTATGCCTTGAGCTCCTTAATGTGGGCGTAGATTCTAAACTCATCCTCAAAGGAGTCATCTTGCTG ATCGTAGACAAAGCCCTAGAAGAGCCCAAGTACAGCTCGCTCTATGCTCAGCTATGTCTGCGCTTGGCAGAGGATGCACCAAACTTTGATGGCCCATCACCTGAGATCCAACCCTCCCAAAAGCAGAGCACA ACCTTCAGAAGACTTCTGATATCCAAGCTTCAAGATGAATTTGAAAACCGCACCAAAAATGTTGAAA TCTACGAAAAACAGGACAACCCTCTCAcctctgaggaagaggagcagcgAGCCATTGCCAAGATCAAGATGCTCGGCAACATTAAATTCATCGGAGAACTTGGCAAACTCGACCTCATCCACGAATCTATCCTTCATAAGTGCATCAAAACA cttctggaaaagaagaagaggatcCAGCTCAAGGATATGGGGGAGGATCTGGAGTGCCTCTGTCAGATAATGAGAACAGTGGGGCCGAGACTCGATCATGAGAAAGCAAGG TCTTTAATGGATCAGTACTTTGGCCGTATGCAATCCTTAATGAACAACAAGGACTTGCCAGCAAGGATTCGTTTCCTGCTGCAAGATCGAGTGGAGCTGCGAGAAAACAACTGGGTTCCTCGCAAAGCTTTTATTGACAACGGACCAAAGACGATTAACCAGATTCGTCAAGATGCAGTGAAG GATTTGGGTGTCTTCATTCCGCCCATGACCCAGGGAATGAGAATGGACTTCTTTCTGGACGGCCCCTTCATGCCACCCAGGATGAAACTGGACAGAGAAACTCTCGGAGGATTGGCTGACATGTTCGGACAAATGCCAG GCAGTGGCATAGGCACTGGTCCAGGAGTCATTCAGGACCGCTTCTCGCCCACGCTGGGCCGCCATCGCTCCAACCCGCTCTTCAACGGACACAGTGGACACATGGCTGCTCCTCCACAGGCTCAGTTTGACTTGGGCGCCAAACCGTTCATGAAATCCAACCAG GGACAGAATCAGCATTTCCTCAATCAGAACCAGACCCACGCATCCCAGCAGCAGGCCCAGTCCAAGGACATGGCTCCCAGGTTCATCAAGAAAGGAGCGCTGAATGCTGATGAG ATCAGTCTGAGACCAGCACACTTATTCCCCGTTAACAAAAACCAAGTGCCAAAGCTGCAGCCGCAGATCCCCACCATGATTCCTCCCAGCGCACAGCCTCCCCGCACCCAGACCCCTCCTCTTGGACAG CCTCAACTTGGTCTGAAAACCAACCCCCCTGTGATCCAGGAGAAACCTCAGAAGACCAACAAGAAACCTGCCCCGGCTAAGGAGGAACTCCTCAAAATGACA GAGACTGTAGTGACGGAGTATCTAAACAAGAAGAGCATGGATGATGCGGTGAATGGAATCCGGGAAATGAAGGCACCCAAGCATTTCCTGCCAGAGATGTTGAGCAAGATCATTGTGTGTTCTCTGGAGCGGTCGGACGAGGACAAGGAGCAGGCCAGTGCCCTGATCAACACCCTCCGCACCGAGGGGCTGGTTTCGGGCGAGAACTTCATGCAG GCTCTCCCGAACGTGCTGGACCAGTGTCCCAAGATCGAGGTGGATATCCCGCTAGTGAAGTCCTACCTGGCGCAGTTTGCAGCGCGGGCCGTCATGACTGAGCTGGTGACGGTGGCAGAGCTGGCCCACCCGCTGGAGAACGGCACCCACTTCCCCTTTTTCTTGCTCTGCCTTCAGCAGGCCTCTAAGCTCAAAGACCGTGAGTGGCTGATTGACCTCTTCCAGCAGAGCAAGGTCAACATGCAGAAGATGCTCCCTG AGATCGACCAGAACAAGGACCGCATGCTGGAGATCCTGGAGGGGAAGGGTCTGAGCTTCCTGTTCCCCCTGTTGaagctggagaaggagctgcTGAAGCAGATCAAGGCAGACCCCTCCCCTCAGGCAATCTACAAGTGGATCAAAGACAACATCTCCCCCAAACTCCACACCGACAAGGGCTTCATCAACATCCTCATGACCAG CTTCCTCCAATACATCTCTCATGAGATGGGCGAATTGGATACTGAGGACCAGCTGTCGGCCCCCTCCAAAGAACAGCTGGATCAGGAGAAGCAGCTGCTGCTGGCCTTCAAACCGGTCATGCAGAAGTTCCTGCATGACCACACGGACCTTCAGGTCAGCGCCCTGTACGCGCTGCAGGTGCACTGCAATGCCTGCTCCTTCCCCAAAG GCATGCTGCTGCGCTACTATGTCAACTTTTACGACATGGAGATCATCGAAGAAGAAGCCTTCCTAGCATGGAAAGAAGACATCACCCAAGAATTCCCTGGAAAAGGAAAAGCATTGTTCCAG GTGAACCAGTGGCTGACCTGGCTGGAAAcggctgaggaagaggagtctGAAGAGGAGGGCGACTGA